One window of Mycoplasma parvum str. Indiana genomic DNA carries:
- the purB gene encoding adenylosuccinate lyase yields MIKRYEISELENIFSENSKYKRWSILEKEILYSLANELSISEKELLKIEKEWPEIQSYEVIAEEIKTQHDFVAFLRLLERKLNNQWASKFIHYGITSSDIIDSANSLALREANKLLIKEIESLQETLYKLANEYRDILQIGRTHGRHAEPTSFGYKFAIIYQELENSIEAFYLSRRNIEVISIKGSVGTFAHIGPEIQEELANRFGLFTISGSTQALPRNRYSSYIFALYQIASIINGLALNLRTLMREEISEIYILKEEKNVGSSSMPHKLNPVELENITGLTKWLESLWTLSKENNYLWEERDISHSSNERMSLMDAPTLAFNIVTKMNKLLKRIKINEEGITKNLQLNKGLICSQSILLSLLKSSSIKSREEVHSLLTSLSQEVMANKFPSLLEAIKSSPIKKLLSKEELEKCFNLERHLNHLPKIYAQIFGQRNQTSTFSRQLYSKYEIDNIIYYLAQRLNSYYMKNIEEAPSPILIISLIEGASVLAGKILSLLNFPFVFSSLYHSMRNYTKSFEMEKLQNFSEFINTELNKKHDFKKIRKLIEKSPRILILEGVVESKTTLNYLYETLSKLPEVQEIKTATLFKKILKENKEKESFQEEYYKKSLFPKNFKGKKEGERQRAINWKVNSSNSKEKKNEKIVNWVGEIIEVNKGEWIIGAGMDLEENYRGIGGVWVK; encoded by the coding sequence ATGATTAAAAGGTATGAAATATCTGAATTGGAAAATATTTTTTCGGAAAATTCCAAATATAAAAGATGGTCAATTTTAGAAAAAGAAATTCTTTATTCTTTGGCTAATGAATTATCTATTTCAGAAAAAGAACTTTTAAAAATAGAAAAAGAATGGCCAGAAATACAAAGTTATGAAGTTATTGCTGAAGAGATAAAAACTCAACATGATTTTGTAGCTTTCTTACGACTACTAGAAAGAAAACTCAACAATCAATGAGCTTCTAAATTTATTCATTATGGAATTACCAGCTCAGACATTATTGATAGTGCTAATTCATTAGCTTTAAGGGAGGCTAATAAATTATTAATTAAAGAAATAGAGTCTCTCCAGGAGACTCTATATAAATTAGCTAATGAATATAGAGATATTCTACAAATAGGAAGGACACACGGGAGGCATGCTGAACCTACCTCTTTTGGATACAAATTTGCAATTATTTATCAAGAGTTAGAAAATTCCATAGAAGCTTTTTATTTATCTAGAAGAAATATAGAAGTAATAAGTATTAAAGGATCAGTTGGAACTTTTGCTCATATTGGCCCTGAAATACAAGAAGAATTAGCTAATAGATTTGGATTATTTACTATTTCAGGCTCCACTCAAGCTCTGCCTAGAAATAGATATTCTTCTTATATTTTTGCTCTATATCAAATAGCTTCTATTATTAATGGACTAGCCCTTAATCTTAGGACTCTCATGAGGGAGGAGATATCTGAAATATATATTCTAAAAGAAGAAAAAAATGTAGGCTCTTCTTCTATGCCTCATAAACTTAATCCAGTTGAATTAGAAAACATTACTGGTTTAACTAAATGATTAGAGAGTCTATGAACCCTCTCTAAAGAAAATAATTATTTATGAGAAGAAAGGGATATTAGTCATTCTTCTAATGAAAGAATGAGTTTAATGGACGCTCCTACTTTGGCTTTCAACATTGTAACTAAAATGAATAAATTACTGAAAAGAATCAAAATAAATGAAGAAGGAATTACTAAAAACCTTCAATTAAATAAAGGTCTAATTTGCTCACAAAGTATTCTTTTGTCTTTATTGAAATCTTCTTCAATTAAATCTAGAGAAGAAGTTCATTCTCTCCTTACCTCTTTATCTCAAGAAGTGATGGCAAATAAATTTCCTTCCCTTTTAGAGGCAATTAAATCTTCTCCTATTAAAAAGCTTCTTTCTAAAGAAGAATTAGAAAAATGTTTTAACTTAGAGAGACATTTGAATCACTTACCTAAAATTTATGCCCAAATATTTGGACAAAGAAATCAAACTTCTACTTTTTCTAGGCAATTATATAGTAAATATGAAATAGACAATATTATTTACTATTTAGCTCAAAGACTTAATTCATACTATATGAAAAATATAGAGGAAGCTCCTTCTCCTATATTAATTATTTCTCTAATAGAGGGAGCTTCTGTGCTTGCTGGGAAAATTTTATCTCTTTTAAATTTTCCCTTTGTTTTTTCTTCCCTATATCATTCAATGAGAAATTACACTAAAAGTTTCGAAATGGAAAAACTTCAAAACTTTAGTGAATTTATAAATACAGAATTAAATAAAAAACATGATTTCAAAAAAATTAGAAAACTTATTGAAAAAAGTCCTAGAATCTTAATTCTTGAGGGGGTGGTTGAAAGTAAAACAACTCTCAACTATCTGTACGAAACTTTATCTAAATTGCCTGAAGTTCAAGAAATAAAAACTGCAACTCTTTTCAAAAAAATACTTAAAGAAAATAAAGAAAAAGAAAGTTTTCAAGAAGAATACTATAAAAAATCTTTATTTCCTAAAAATTTTAAAGGAAAAAAAGAAGGAGAACGGCAGAGAGCAATAAATTGAAAAGTAAATTCTTCAAATTCAAAAGAGAAAAAGAATGAAAAAATAGTTAATTGAGTTGGGGAAATTATTGAAGTAAATAAAGGCGAATGAATTATTGGAGCTGGGATGGACTTAGAAGAAAATTACAGAGGAATAGGTGGTGTTTGAGTAAAATAG